One Hordeum vulgare subsp. vulgare chromosome 4H, MorexV3_pseudomolecules_assembly, whole genome shotgun sequence DNA window includes the following coding sequences:
- the LOC123449754 gene encoding probable serine acetyltransferase 2: MTSCECLVVEKVAEDHAGGGGEATAARGSGGSCAGERWAGRAPRSEAMFPIYVMGSSRARAVLLDPSAAGDPIWEAVKAEARSEAEKEPILSSFLYASVLSHDCLERALSFVLANRLEDPTLLATQLIDIFNDVMMNDADIRRSIRLDAQAFKGRDPSCAQYSWALLYLKGYHSLQSYRIAHVLWNQGRKVLALALQSRISEVFAVDIHPAAKIGEGILLDHGTGLVIGETAVVGNWVSLMQGVTLGGTGKEHGDRHPKIGQGALLGAGATILGNITVGEGAMIAAGSLVLKHVPPHSMAVGNPAKVVGYTEKEDPSLTMKHDARRDYFEHVAGSFPDGRSNGSVVK, encoded by the exons ATGACGTCGTGCGAGTGCCTGGTGGTCGAGAAGGTGGCGGAGGAccacgccggcggcggcggcgaggcgacgGCGGCCAGGGGGAGCGGCGGGTCCTGCGCGGGGGAGCGGTGGGCCGGCCGGGCCCCGCGGTCCGAGGCCATGTTCCCCATCTACGTCATGGGGAGCTCGCGGGCGCGGGCCGTGCTGCTCGACCCCTCCGCCGCCGGGGACCCCATATGGGAGGCCGTCAAGGCCGAGGCCAGGTCCGAG GCAGAGAAGGAGCCTATTTTAAGTAGCTTCTTATATGCGAGCGTATTATCTCACGACTGCCTCGAGCGGGCGTTGAGCTTCGTCCTTGCAAACAGGCTTGAAGATCCAACCTTGCTTGCGACTCAGCTCATTGACATTTTCAATGATGTTATGATGAACGACGCAGATATACGCCGTTCCATTCGCCTTGATGCTCAG GCCTTCAAAGGGAGAGATCCTTCCTGTGCACAATATAGCTGGGCACTATTATACCTAAAG GGTTACCATTCCTTGCAGTCCTATAGGATAGCTCATGTATTATGGAATCAAGGGCGTAAGGTTCTGGCGTTGGCGCTGCAAAGCCGTATCAGCGAG GTTTTTGCAGTGGATATACACCCAG CTGCCAAAATTGGGGAAGGAATATTGCTGGATCATGGAACAGGTCTAGTCATTGGTGAAACTGCTGTTGTTGGCAATTGGGTTTCATTAATGCAG GGTGTTACGCTTGGAGGTACTGGAAAGGAACATGGAGATAGACACCCCAAGATCGGTCAGGGAGCTCTTCTTGGAGCTGGTGCTACTATCCTTGGCAACATAACTGTAGGTGAAGGTGCCATGATTGCTGCTGGTTCCCTTGTTTTAAAGCATGTACCGCCTCACAG CATGGCGGTAGGAAATCCTGCGAAGGTGGTTGGCTATACAGAGAAAGAAGACCCTTCGTTAACCATGAAGCATG ATGCAAGGAGAGATTATTTTGAGCATGTCGCCGGTAGTTTTCCAGACGGTAGATCCAATG GAAGCGTCGTGAAGTAA